A window of Vigna unguiculata cultivar IT97K-499-35 chromosome 4, ASM411807v1, whole genome shotgun sequence contains these coding sequences:
- the LOC114180591 gene encoding uncharacterized protein LOC114180591, protein MDQWALFVDYRLKPSTMEMGNRNRDIRKRQTIPHTGGAMSLSRRRENLKLELGKNIGRAEMWKVTHKRKNGTYVNDEAMEIGEKIDELMLKNPETASEISPNDPIGVIFGKEHPGRVRGLSYGACPTLAFQQSTKRIKGINFASPNVASPHDKDKFVKIENELATVKNQVQTLLAYIASKEDVPEHVAAMVAGLAPNLESGVPSPHEILGSSGGSKTP, encoded by the exons ATGGATCAATGGGCTCTTTTTGTTGATTATCGTCTCAAGCCTTCAACAATG GAAATGGGTAATAGAAATAGAGATATCAGGAAAAGGCAAACTATTCCTCACACGGGTGGTGCTATGTCTTTGTCAAGAAGAAGGgaaaatttg AAATTGGAGCTTGGTAAGAATATTGGGAGAGCTGAAATGTGGAAGGTGACTCATAAGAGAAAAAATGGCACCTATGTGAATGACGAGGCTATGGAGATTGGG gaaaaaattgatgaattgaTGTTGAAAAATCCGGAAACTGCATCTGAAATATCTCCAAATGATCCTATTGGTGTCATATTTGGAAAAGAGCATCCAGGTCGGGTTAGAGGACTTTCGTATGGCGCGTGTCCTACTCTTGCTTTTCAGCAATCAACTAAAAGAATAAAAGGAATCAACTTTGCTTCACCTAATGTAGCTTCCCCACATGACAAAGACAAGTTTGTGAAGATTGAAAATGAACTTGCAACTGTCAAGAACCAAGTGCAAACATTGCTTGCCTATATTGCTTCTAAAGAAGATGTTCCAGAACATGTTGCTGCAATGGTTGCTGGTTTG GCACCAAATCTTGAAAGTGGTGTGCCATCTCCGCATGAAATACTAGGATCAAGTGGTGGAAGCAAAACACCTTAG